The Nitrospira sp. genome window below encodes:
- a CDS encoding DUF488 domain-containing protein, translated as MGKILVKRVYEPVTKSDGVRVLVDRLWPRGLSKSDAKLDLWLPDLGPSTALRKWFNHDPTRWVEFLRRYHAELKEKIPFIATIKKQAKTRAVTLLYSAKDTQYNQAVALRSFLLRRTYSRASEVQKKISAAMGTGRKKMQAGLS; from the coding sequence ATGGGTAAGATTCTGGTCAAACGAGTTTACGAACCAGTGACGAAGTCCGATGGCGTTCGGGTACTGGTCGATCGACTCTGGCCGCGGGGACTGTCTAAGTCTGACGCAAAGCTCGATCTCTGGCTGCCGGATCTCGGTCCCTCAACAGCCCTTCGGAAATGGTTCAACCACGATCCTACACGTTGGGTGGAGTTTCTCCGCCGCTATCATGCCGAGCTGAAGGAGAAGATCCCATTTATCGCGACGATCAAGAAACAAGCAAAGACTCGTGCAGTGACGCTCCTCTATTCTGCCAAAGATACGCAATATAACCAGGCCGTTGCGCTCCGGAGTTTTCTTCTGAGGCGAACGTACTCACGTGCATCGGAGGTGCAAAAGAAGATATCCGCGGCAATGGGGACGGGGAGAAAGAAGATGCAGGCGGGCCTATCGTGA